The following coding sequences are from one Venturia canescens isolate UGA chromosome 5, ASM1945775v1, whole genome shotgun sequence window:
- the crb gene encoding protein crumbs isoform X1: MRVPDVLAVLATFVIAIHDAVDSASHSSVAEQHREAYFNGSAILKLASTVSVHRHSGLSFRTCDGGRLFTQKFNGDRISLEVNPEGLLFVAHVDNQRYDAKLNAKLLNNAWHTVNLLFRLGNLTLNAAGHTQVVANATYNSAILMLPDRDSNSSLIVGEGFKGCILQGPGILFNDTVNSGAVFGACPLNTRGCDPNSVGGRSGSSDTTTDYCHHEPCMMHGKCVSRQDRYECHCYARYSGNNCQLDNGPPCSSNPCKNSGTCVEDSKGDFTCTCPHGYTGALCESQLGVRLCENNPCKNKGSCVALTDSDYRCHCAPGWSGKQCEININECGSNPCQNGGICSDGINNYTCRCERTGYEGTHCEINIDECVDNPCLNNGTCFDNYGGYVCTCPEGFEGQNCEFNLNECLSAPCLKGGICVDEVGSYHCKCPHGYTGKNCENSIRGQCENAACPSNSICLEVSSGLQCVCKPGFMGNPPNCTINFCAGNPCSNGGTCTSDTNGYNCTCPPGWKGQNCHVPASDWCSACYNGGSCVETIYGIMCQCPRFWTGPQCKDPVTCRDLPCKQATACHDYPRGYYCNCEPGWTGPECSIDIDECTSDPCRNGGICIDHINSYYCQCLPGYTGKNCQINVDECLSEPCQNGGTCIDGANGYTCNCTQDFMGNNCELEYDACAKSPCQNNGTCTPLTSRSRREFICQCPPGYEGKTCDIDVDDCKDVICPNDKVCVDGVAGWECKCKDGYKEPNCTAVRSLSHDPCLTNPCVNGTCRSLGDHGFKCNCYEGFEGQLCDTDIDECAVLGNASCNYGICINTVGSYNCFCRPGYSGDHCDIDINECLCGPCENNATCVDKVNAFECICLEGYTNKTCNVDIDECASNPCLNNAACIDQIAAYACVCAEGFTGQNCETNIDDCNPQPCMNHGLCIDGIHNYTCDCTDTGFQGFHCENNIDDCLSNPCVNEAVCIDEVKTYKCQCYPGYTGQNCEIDIDECDSSPCQYNGTCLERSNQELYKSEARTLPAIFTQNFSYANASGYECLCVQGLTGKNCEININECESSPCMAGSCVDRIGGYTCECDEGFEGDHCEHDIDECKRYTPCQHGTCTDGRADYFCSCEPQYGGKNCSVELIGCQSNACQNGGTCWPYLVNETQHMFNCTCPTGFHGETCRNNLTGEEVTTMSLSGSSFVMVNTTRDEGYDIQFRFRTTLPKGLLAMGKGTTFYILELVNGKLNLHSSILNKWEGVFIGSGLNDSTWQRVFVAINATHLVLSANEEQTIYPINLNEGANVTPTSFPTTYVGGTISYLSKLTHGPPFFVGCVEDVVINGEWIYSGMDSKNVLMEHVEPGCPRDAQCSPNPCRNGGHCTDRWRDFSCKCERPYLGRTCQFNMTAATFGYENITNGYVTVKVSDMARKAVRSIVDISMFIRTREPRGDIFYLGSEPNPQLESKSQEKTYIAAQLEGGDLRLRIQFNGTEAYTVGAVKLNDGNYHLIQVIRNTTLVQVKINGTEYFRKTISASGPLNVTVLYLGGLPQASRYIRQVENRQMEHQLPQINFKGIIQDVQISNGVETMVVEFYPLNAKEIPEFTKFGTVTLNPSTVKEGVHSDNVCGSNPCFHNGTCHNTWNDFRCQCPRGYTGKTCQEMEFCQLQDCPSGSTCQNLDDGYECMANATFDGLNNYFTYVYDQLEAKNFTDSTIDTISITYRSNTGGTLMHMSKFEGDQHFTISVYKDVVTVAWKLDAHNRDTINFGKDIPDGNWTTIVLKLTESSLSCGYKNPSEEAIPDMSNKFNFSMWYELLENGTVTLGGLADDAWEKNSYVTVETERQRIDNREGIDENSVNLEDHKLTTAMPYHEMMSGEPFKGCLGEVRIGTMLLHYFTYDEVYRNANFTPVEYLSLQRNNETDSESIGCRLCFEDDCKNSGHCHDALTSYVCDCPAGYDKDDCSVDIDECAFNKCKNGATCIDGIANYTCVCNKGWTGLLCDKDINECVGATPCQHDGVCVNLPGSFRCQCPDQFTGDLCENFRLIRCENNPCRNGSTCTDVVNERTGNNFTCTCMPGYEGALCDTPFCIAKRCENGGRCDFLYEAPRCTCPPGFTDDYCETNIDDCAPNADGDVPCKNDGKCIDGINSFTCNCSGTGHTGLDCSIDVDECLLETTNCGRGVCHNVPGTYSCVCDHGYCGHSCERANPCHQEDFCQNGGSCECVESGYVCHCTPEYRGTNCTETEHFLGSQARDIAVIVGPILAILSLIVAGSLTALFMMARKKRATRGTYSPSAQEFSNPRVEMDNVMKPPPEERLI; the protein is encoded by the exons TTCTGGCCACTTTCGTGATTGCCATTCACGATGCCGTCGACAGTGCCAGTCACTCGAGCGTCGCGGAGCAACATCGAGAGGCTTATTTCAACGGTTCGGCGATCCTCAAGCTTGCCTCGACAGTCTCGGTCCACAGACACAGTGGCTTGAGCTTTCGCACGTGCGACGGAGGTAGATTATTCACGCAAAAGTTCAACGGCGACCGAATAAGCCTCGAGGTAAACCCCGAGGGTTTGTTGTTCGTCGCACATGTCGACAACCAGCGATACGACGCCAAGTTGAACGCTAAATTGTTGAACAACGCTTGGCACACTGTAAATTTACTGTTCAGGCTTGGAAACCTCACTTTGAACGCGGCTGGACACACGCAG GTGGTCGCCAATGCAACCTACAACTCAGCGATTCTGATGCTTCCCGATCGAGACAGCAACAGTTCGTTGATCGTCGGCGAGGGTTTCAAGGGTTGTATACTTCAAGGTCCAGGAATATTGTTCAACGACACAGTGAACTCGGGTGCTGTGTTCGGAGCTTGTCCATTGAACACCAGAGGAT GTGATCCGAACAGCGTCGGCGGACGTAGCGGGTCATCCGACACGACAACGGATTACTGTCATCACGAGCCATGCATGATGCACGGTAAATGCGTTTCCCGACAGGATCGTTACGAGTGCCACTGTTACGCTCGATATTCCGGGAACAACTGCCAGCTCGACaatg GTCCACCGTGCTCGAGCAACCCTTGCAAAAATAGCGGGACTTGCGTGGAAGATTCAAAAGGAGATTTCACTTGTACGTGCCCGCACGGTTATACAGGCGCCCTTTGCGAATCTCAACTCGGTGTTCGCCTTTGCGAGAATAATCCCTGCAAAAACAAGGGTTCGTGCGTCGCCCTAACCGACAGTGATTATCGCTGTCATTGTGCGCCAGGATGGAGTGGAAAACAATGTGAAATTAATATCAACGAGTGCGGATCGAATCCTTGTCAAAATGGAGGAATTTGCTCCGATGGAATAAACAATTACACTTGTAGATGCGAGAGAACAGG ATACGAGGGGACGCATTGCGAAATAAATATCGACGAGTGCGTGGACAATCCTTGCTTGAACAATGGAACTTGCTTCGATAATTATGGAGGCTACGTTTGCACCTGTCCAGAAGGATTCGAGGGTCAAAATTGTGAGTTCAACCTGAACGAGTGTCTCTCAGCACCGTGTTTAAAGGGTGGAATTTGCGTGGATGAGGTTGGCTCCTACCATTGCAAATGTCCACACGGATACacgggaaaaaattgtgaaaacagtattCGAGGCCAGTGCGAAAATGCTGCTTGTCCATCGAACAGTATTTGTCTCGAAGTTTCTTCGGGCTTGCAATGCGTCTGTAAACCTGGATTTATGGGAAACCCACCGAATTGCACCATCAATTTCTGCGCCGGGAATCCTTGCTCGAACGGTGGCACGTGCACCAGCGACACCAACGGATACAATTGCACGTGCCCGCCTGGCTGGAAAG GACAAAATTGTCACGTTCCCGCCTCCGATTGGTGTTCCGCTTGTTACAACGGTGGTTCATGCGTCGAAACGATTTATGGAATAATGTGCCAATGTCCGAGATTCTGGACCGGACCGCAGTGCAAAGATCCCGTAACGTGTCGTGATCTTCCTTGCAAGCAAGCAACAGCTTGTCACGATTAT CCGCGTGGTTATTACTGCAACTGCGAGCCCGGATGGACAGGACCGGAGTGCTCGATCGACATCGACGAGTGCACGAGCGATCCCTGCCGCAACGGAGGAATATGCATCGATCATATCAACAGTTACTACTGCCAATGCCTTCCTGGCTACACGG gaaaaaattgtcaaattaaCGTCGACGAGTGTCTTTCGGAGCCCTGTCAAAACGGTGGAACCTGCATCGACGGTGCGAATGGCTACACGTGCAACTGCACTCAGGATTTCATGGGCAACAATTGCGAGCTCGAGTACGACGCTTGCGCCAAAAGTCCTTGTCAAAACAATGGCACTTGTACGCCACTTACATCCCGCTCTAGACGCGAATTCATCTGTCAATGTCCACCGGGCTACGAAGGAAAAACCTGCGACATCGATGTCGACGATTGCAAAGACGTCATTTGTCCCAACGACAAAGTTTGCGTCGATGGCGTCGCCGGTTGGGAATGCAAATGCAAAGACGGCTACAAGGAACCCAACTGCACTGCCGTTCGATCGCTCTCTCATGATCCTTGTCTCACGAATCCTTGCGTCAATGGAACTTGCCGTAGTCTTGGTGATCACGGTTTCAAGTGCAACTGCTACGAAGGGTTCGAAG GTCAACTTTGCGACACTGACATTGACGAGTGCGCGGTTCTGGGTAACGCATCGTGCAACTATGGAATTTGCATAAACACCGTGGGAAGTTACAACTGTTTTTGTCGTCCTGGTTACTCCGGAGATCACTGTGACATCGACATAAACGAGTGTCTTTGTGGGCCTTGTGAGAATAACGCAACCTGCGTCGATAAAGTTAACGCGTTCGAGTGTATTTGTCTCGAGGGTTACACTAACAAAACCTGTAACGTCGATATCGACGAGTGCGCTAGTAATCCGTGCCTAAATAACGCGGCCTGCATCGACCAAATAGCGGCTTACGCTTGCGTGTGTGCTGAAGGTTTTACCGGACAGAACTGTGAAACAAACATCGACGACTGCAACCCCCAACCTTGTATGAACCACGGTCTGTGCATCGACGGGATACACAATTACACTTGCGACTGCACCGACACCGGATTTCAAGGCTTTCACTGTGAGAACAATATCGACGATTGTCTGTCGAATCCTTGCGTCAACGAAGCTGTCTGTATCGACGAAGTCAAAACTTACAAGTGCCAATGTTATCCCGGTTACACAGGACAAAATTGTGAGATCGATATCGACGAATGCGACAGTTCACCCTGTCAATACAATGGCACGTGCCTCGAAAGATCCAATCAGGAATTGTACAAGAGCGAAGCTCGCACGCTGCCAGCCATCTTCACGCAGAATTTCAGTTACGCTAATGCAAGCGG ATACGAATGCCTGTGTGTACAAGGCCTGacaggaaaaaattgtgaaataaaCATAAACGAGTGCGAGAGCAGTCCTTGCATGGCGGGTTCCTGCGTCGACAGAATAGGCGGTTACACGTGTGAATGCGACGAGGGTTTCGAGGGCGATCATTGCGAGCACGATATCGACGAATGCAAGCGATACACGCCCTGCCAACATGGTACATGCACAGACGGTAGAGCTGATTACTTTTGTTCCTGCGAGCCTCAAtacggtggaaaaaattgttcggtCGAACTAATCGGCTGCCAAAGCAATGCCTGCCAAAACGGTGGCACTTGTTGGCCGTATCTTGTCAACGAAACCCAACACATGTTTAACTGCACGTGTCCTACTGGCTTCCACGGAGAAACTTGTCGCAAC AATCTGACAGGAGAAGAG GTAACCACGATGTCTCTGAGTGGCAGCTCTTTCGTAATGGTCAACACAACGAGAGACGAAGGTTACGATATTCAATTCCGCTTTAGAACGACCCTTCCAAAAGGTCTTCTCGCAATGGGCAAGGGTACCACGTTTTACATCCTCGAACTCGTCAACGGCAAGCTCAATCTCCATTCGAGTATTCTCAACAAATGGGAGGGCGTGTTCATCGGCAGCGGCTTGAACGATTCTACCTGGCAGAGGGTATTCGTCGCCATAAACGCGACGCATCTCGTTTTATCGGCAAACGAGGAACAAACCATTTATCCGATCAATCTCAACGAGGGCGCCAACGTAACTCCCACTTCTTTCCCAACTACTTACGTCGGTGGGACCATCAGTTATCTCAGCAAATTGACTCATGGTCCACCATTTTTTGTTGGATGTGTCGAGGATGTCGTTATCAACGGAGAATGG ATTTATTCGGGAATGGATTCGAAGAATGTGTTAATGGAGCACGTAGAACCAGGTTGTCCGCGCGACGCCCAATGTTCCCCAAATCCTTGTAGAAACGGTGGACACTGTACGGATCGTTGGCGTGATTTTTCATGCAAATGCGAGCGTCCCTATCTTGGTCGAACGTGCCAATTCAACATGACGGCGGCGACATTCGGCTACGAGAATATAACAAACGGTTATGTGACTGTAAAAGTGTCGGACATGGCGAGAAAAGCAGTGCGTTCAATCGTCGACATATCGATGTTTATACGTACGAGAGAACCGCGCGGTGACATATTTTATCTCGGCTCCGAGCCAAATCCTCAGCTGGAATCAAAATCTCAGGAAAAAACGTACATTGCGGCACAACTCGAAGGTGGTGATTTACGTTTGAGAATACAATTCAATGGAACCGAGGCTTATACCGTAGGCGCTGTGAAATTGAACGACGGCAATTATCATTTAATTCAAGTAATACGAAACACGACACTGGTACAAGTAAAAATAAACGGCACGGAATACTTCAGGAAAACGATAAGCGCTTCAGGCCCGTTGAATGTGACGGTTTTGTATCTGGGTGGTTTACCACAGGCATCGAGATACATCCGTCAAGTTGAAAATCGTCAAATGGAACATCAATTGCCACAGATTAATTTCAAAGGTATTATTCAAGACGTGCAGATATCCAATGGAGTTGAAACAATGGTCGTTGAGTTCTATCCCCTCAATGCGAAAGAAATTCCGGAATTCACTAAATTCGGCACTGTTACATTGAATCCTAGTACCGTTAAGGAAGGTGTTCATTCGGATAATGTTTGCGGGAGCAATCCTTGTTTTCACAATGGTACCTGTCACAACACTTGGAACGATTTTCGGTGCCAGTGCCCGCGGGGATACACAGGAAAAACTTGTCAAGAGATGGAGTTCTGCCAGTTGCAAGATTGTCCGAGTGGCTCCACGTGTCAGAATCTCGACGACGGCTACGAATGCATGGCAAACGCGACTTTCGACGGTCTCAATAATTATTTCACCTACGTTTATGATCAATTGGAAGCTAAAAATTTCACCGATTCTACCATAGACACGATCAGCATAACCTATCGTTCGAACACCGGTGGAACTCTGATGCACATGTCAAAATTCGAGGGTGACCAGCATTTCACCATCTCTGTTTACAAAGACGTAGTGACCGTCGCTTGGAAACTGGACGCTCATAATCGCGATACAATAAACTTCGGCAAAGACATACCCGATGGCAATTGGACAACTATCGTTTTGAAACTGACCGAGAGCTCGTTGAGCTGCGGATACAAAAATCCTAGCGAGGAAGCTATTCCTGATATGAgcaataaatttaatttctcCATGTGGTACGAACTTCTCGAAAATGGGACTGTTACTTTGGGAGGACTGGCAGATGACGCGTGGGAAAAAAATAGCTACGTTACCGTCGAAACTGAACGACAGAGAATCGATAATCGTGAAGGCATCGATGAAAATTCGGTTAATCTCGAAGATCATAAATTGACCACTGCCATGCCTTATCATGAAATGATGTCCG GTGAACCGTTCAAAGGTTGTCTCGGCGAGGTTCGCATTGGCACAATGCTTCTCCATTACTTCACTTACGACGAAGTTTATAGGAACGCAAATTTCACACCGGTGGAATATCTTTCATTGCAACGAAACAACGAAACGGATTCTGAAAGCATAGGCTGCCGTTTGTGCTTCGAAGATGATTGCAAAAATTCAGGTCATTGTCACGACGCACTCACCAGTTACGTCTGCGATTGTCCAGCTGGTTATGACAAAGACGATTGTTCGGTCGACATCGACGAATGTGCTTTCAATAAATGCAAAAATGGTGCTACCTGCATCGATGGTATTGCTAACTATACGTGCGTCTGTAACAAAGGCTGGACCGGCTTGTT ATGCGATAAAGACATAAACGAGTGCGTGGGTGCGACTCCCTGCCAACATGACGGAGTTTGCGTTAATTTGCCAGGCTCTTTCCGATGTCAATGTCCTGACCAATTCACCGGAGATCTGTGTGAAAACTTTAGACTGATCAGGTGCGAAAATAATCCGTGCAGAAACGGCTCAACCTGTACTGACGTCGTTAACGAAAGGACTGGAAATAATTTTACGTGTACGTGTATGCCCGGATACGAGGGAGCACTGTGCGATACTCCTTTCTGCATAGCTAAAAGATGCGAAAACGGTGGAAGATGCGACTTCTTATACGAG GCACCTCGATGCACTTGTCCTCCTGGTTTCACCGATGATTATTGTGAGACGAACATAGACGATTGTGCTCCGAATGCTGACGGTGATGTTCCGTGTAAGAACGATGGAAAATGTATTGATGGCATCAACAGTTTTACGTGCAATTGTTCCGGTACCGGTCACACAGGGCTCGATTGTTCGATCGATGTGGACGAGTGTTTGCTGGAAACTACAAACTGTGGACGAGGCGTTTGCCACAATGTGCCTGGTACATACAGCTGTGTTTGCGATCATGGCTACTGCGGTCACAGCTGCGAAAGGGCAAATCCTTGCCATCAAGAG GACTTTTGTCAAAATGGTGGCAGCTGCGAATGCGTTGAATCCGGTTACGTTTGTCACTGTACTCCGGAATATAGAGGCACGAATTGTACAGAA ACCGAACACTTTTTGGGAAGTCAAGCACGCGACATCGCGGTAATAGTGGGACCAATTCTTGCAATATTATCATTAATCGTGGCTGGTTCGTTGACGGCTCTGTTCATGATGGCAAGAAAGAAGAGAGCGACGCGCGGTACGTACAGCCCGAGCGCTCAGGAATTCAGCAATCCGAGAGTCGAAATGGACAACGTTATGAAGCCGCCGCCAGAGGAAAGATTAATATGA